DNA from Neoarius graeffei isolate fNeoGra1 chromosome 17, fNeoGra1.pri, whole genome shotgun sequence:
GGATAGTTTAAAGTTAATTTCTATTTGTAATCCCTTACCTTCTATAGAAAGTTGGACAGCTTATGGGGTTGGATACACACAATCTGTCATCACTGTGGAAGGATGAGGCTCTGGTTGCCATCAATGTTTCAGTGATTCACAGTTATCAGGTACAAAGCTCTTGTATTGATCATTTATGTGCAGTTTCTATACAGAAGAAGAACTTTCTATAGTGTGTTGGAAGTGTGTTTCATTGGAGTGTGTCTTGTGCTACAGAAAAATAAGGTGACCATCACAGATCACCACTCTGTCGCAGAGTCCTTCATGAAGCACATGGAGACTGAAGTGCGTCTGCGTGGTGGCTGTCCTGCTGACTGGGTCTGGCTGGTGCCTCCCATGTCTGGTTCTCTGACCTCTGTGTTCCACCAGGAGATGATCAACTACATTCTTTCCCCCTTCTTCTACTACCAGGTACCACTTGCTCTGCACTTTCTACCAGaacagtctaaagtccttcctgcaccatgctctggtcttcccaagcagtctcccatcccaataCTAACCAGGCCGTTAAGGTACactgggtggcgccgatctccatttccgtagtccttggcctcttgcctacacagctagggttacagtggggggctagtcctctggtaaccatgagtgtttgactccccactcgcatctgtattgtagcgtgccttgccagacggcagtcggtaccatttttatgatggtctttggtatgacctgaccatgagtagaacttgcgatctctcaATCAAGAGATGGACACGCtacccactaggccagcttgtggtCTACCAGAACTGTGAATACTGTTATCAAAGCACAATAAAAATAGTCCACATTCAGAGTTGGTGACTtacgtggcatggtggtgcagtggttggcactgttgcctcactgcaagaaggttccaggttcaaaccccacGGACGATGGGGTTTAAACCTGGTTTCCCccatggttcaaagacatgcggatgaggtaaaatacccagtcactggggttgcacaagacagtgcatacttaatgctagtcccaagcctggatagattgacgagggttgtcaggaagggcatctggtgtaaaacctatgccaaatcaaatatgtggaagagATCTGCTTGTGGTGACCCCAAATGTATGGGCGCAGCCGAAAGATGATTCAGAGTTGGTGACTTGCGTCCAAATGTTCAATAGTTACATCTTTGAATACTGGTGTGCTCAATTTCAACATTAAGCCCTCAATGCACACTTTACTGAACTCTGAATATAGCCTGTAGTTATTAGATTATGTTATCAATTATGTTACTAAAAATTTCATTTCAATGTCAGTTTTTATATTGTGTTGAACTTCATCCTGTTGCTTTTGCTGTTGTTTGAAGCCTGATCCCTGGTTAACATATGTCTGGAAAGACGAGACAAAAGGACTAAAGCAGCGAAGAAAAATCAGCTATAAAGCACTTGCAAAGTATGACAACCTCCCGGTTTTCAATTTCCATGCTCATTGGACATATTTGTTTGCTTTTAAAATTGGTTTTAAAAGAATAATGATCATGTGCTTAAATTCTGATTCTTCAGGGCAGTGGTGTTCTCTCAAATACTCATGCAGTCTGCCTTGAAAAAGAGAGTGCGTTGCACCATCCTGTATGCTACTGAAACTGGAAAATCACAATcctttgccaaaaagctcaagtCAATGCTCAGCTCTGCTTTCAATCCCAGGGTAAGAAAACCTTACCCTACGTATCAGTCTCTTTCATGCCATtgagcagatttaaaaaaaaaaaaaattatctgtgAGAGAAACATTCAAATTTACTTATTTATTCTGGTACAGCTACTTTGCATGGAGGACTACAATGTCCAGGATCTTAAGAACGAACGTCTTATGGTGATCGTCACCAGCACATTTGGCAACGGAGACCCCCCTGGAAATGGAGAGGTATCTACCAATATACTCACATTTAATAGACTTAATCCCTTGAATGATCTACCTGATCACATCATGGCAGTTATAATTACTGTATGAAGTTACATTAAAAGCAGTTTGAAAAGGTTTCTGGCTTCATATCACTTGAAGGAATGATGTGTTACATTGCTAAATACTCTAATgtaacagagagaaagaaaaaaaaatctagaacAAAATGGATGTATGCAAGATTTTGACATGTTATGTTCTTTTCTCAGAGTTTCAAGAAGCAGCTCATGAACTTGCGTAAGCTGGAAAACAACATGAGGTTAGTCAGAAGTATATCTGGTTAAGATAACAACTAGCAAATTTAGAAGTTTAAAAACAGGTTTGAGTATTTTGTTTTTTCGATCACACAGGTACTGCGTTTTTGGCCTTGGCTCTCGCATGTACCCGCAGTTTTGTGCTTTTGCTCATGCTGTGGATGATAAGCTTGCAGAGCTGGGAGCCAAACGTGTGATTTCCATCGGAGAAGGTGATGAGCTCAATGGACAGGAAGACGCTTTCTCTGCCTGGGCTTGCAACATGTTTAAGGTTAGTGGGACACTGGCTATGTTTAATGGCAACTAAGCTTAACATTTGGCGTTTTCTCAAAATTGTATTTCATCCTGTAGGCTGCATGTGAGGAATTTGGTGTTAAGGGACAAATGTCAGGGTCTGAACACCTAACGGAGACCTGGGATGCTCTGAGACACAGAGTGCAACCTGATAGCAGCACCCTAGACCGCATCTCCGGTACCCTTTCTAACAACAAAACCATACATATAATTGGTGAAGAGATATTAATGCAAAAATATTATGGTTCTGAGCAGTCTACATGTTTTGTCCTTACAGCCCTGTCAGCACTCCACTCTAAAACTGTGTTTCCCATGAAGCTGAAGAAGAGAAAGAATCTCCAGAGTGCTGAATCAAGGTCTGCTCTTAATCAACTGACTCTATAATCTTCTTACCTTGCTTTGGAATGTTGCCAGCCCACTTGTTAACCACGATTTTTCACTGTTTGTTTTCAGATGCTCTACTTTACTGGTGGAGCTGGAGGTGGATGGTGGGAAAGAGGTCTTAAATTATGCTGCAGGTGATCACGTGGGTGTTTTCCCAGGGAATTCACAGGAGCTGGTGATGGGCATTCTGAAGCACATTCCTAATGCTCCTTCCACCAATCAGAGCGTCCGACTTGAATACCTGCCTGAGTCTAGCCCTGGTAAAAGTTCTACTAAATTTACAAGACTTCAATCAAATATCCTCATGGAAAAACCAACATATAAGCAAGGAATCCTGGCCATTACCCAATGACTAGTGAAAGTACACAGCAACTTCAACAATAGTAGACTGTTATGTATCTGTGCTAGTTTGACGATTCAGTCCAAATGGCTAAAATAACCAATTAATTGAGAATCAAGTGTTCTATAGAGCCATATAGTAATTGAAATCTTTATTTTCAATGTGGTGTCCTGTAGGAGGTGAAGGATGGCAGACAGATTCTCGTATCCCagcctgctctctcaccaaggctcttACATTCCTCCTGGATATCACCACACCACCTTCTCAAAGCTTTCTACGCAAGCTCTCACAGTTGACCAAGAAGGAAAATGACCGACAACGCCTGCTAGAACTGGCATCGGTATGCTTAGTCCATACTTGATGAACTGCTTCTTTACTGTCAAGTGTAACTTATGAAAGTTGCATAACTTTTGAAACTTATTTTACAACACTTTTCTGCAGGACTTCAAGTGCTATTCAAAATGGAAAGAATTCCGCACACCCAACTTCCTGGAGATTCTGGAGGAGTTTCCTTCCCTGGAGCTCTCTGCAGCCTTCCTTCTGAGTCAGCTACCCCTGCTGAAGCCCCGCCTCTATTCTGTCAGCTCCTCCCCTGATCTCTACCCTCATGAGCTTCACCTAACTGTGTCTGTGGTCAATTACCGCACCCAAGGTAAAGGACAATATGCAAGTTAAATCTTTATACACAACTTGAGTAGAACAGCGCTACTGTACATGACACTCATTCGGggggaacaaaaataaaaaccttTTTGTATTTTAATATCCTATATTGGTTGTTCTTTCTCACCAGATGGAAATGGTCCTCTGCATCATGGTGTCTgcagcacatggctcaacacccTCAAAGAAGGACAGACCGTTCCCTGCTTTGTTCATGGGTATGTAAACAAATTACTGACTACACCTTCAAATAAATGACCTGAACAGAGCTGTAAAAAGAGGAGAGACTTTGGATTTGAGTTATGGGCAGCTTCCAGTTAAAGAATCTTGGCTGGGTGGTGTTGAATTAGTCAGGTGAAAATGGGGAGATGGTTTTGAAAAGTCCCTCAATAGTGGAGAAAAAGAGGTGAGAATGTATAGGCAGTGAACTAGTAAGAAGGTGGACCTCTAAACGAAGCCTTTCTTCCAGACTTCAGTTATTTCCCTAACTTGATTTATACTATATACCTGGTCCTGAATTACTATCACTATGCACAtttgagggtggcacagtggttagcactgtcgcctcacagcaagaaggttctgggttcgagcccactggctgacgggggcctttctgtgtggagtttgcatggtctccctgtgtctgtgtgggtttcctccgggtgctctggtttcccccgcagtccaaagacctacaggttaggctaattggtggctcgaaattgaccgtaggtgtgaatggctgtttgtttcCATCAACCCTCCGATgatccggcgacttgtccagggtgtaccctgcctcttgcccatagtcagctgggataggcttcagcttgcctgtgaccgtgcacaggataagcggttatggataatggatggacgcacATTTTGGTGTTATTCTGCCAATAATTTACCCTTCAATCTGGTTCTGGCTTGGTAGTGAGTGGACTTTGGTTGGGAGACTGGAAAGCACAGAAATTGCAGAGACCAGGATTAATAAATTATATGCAGTTAGGATCTTCAGCCACCAATTCTGGCATGAAAGTAATGTGTTATTCTCATGGTTATGATTTCAGATCTAGTGGATTCCACCTTCCATCAGATCCTACTACTCCAACTATCTTAATTGGAGCAGGGAGTGGCATTGCTCCTTTCCGCAGCTTCTGGCAGCAGCGCTTCCATGACATGAAAAAGACAGGTACTCCCAAATCCACTCCTGGATAGACAATCAGCAATATGAAATCCAATAAATCAGGATTGTTTTTAGTGGTTttgaaaaatacagtaaatgttaAACTTTTATTGCAGGTTTGCAAAAGAGTCCTATGATGCTGGTGTTTGGATGTCGTAGTGCAGACAGAGATCATCTTTATAAAGAGGAGATGTTTGACATGAAAAAAAATGGCACTCTTAAGAGCATCATTCCAGCATACTCTCGCCAGGCTGGTTACCACAAGGTATGTCACGAACTGCTTATTTTCTTTGGAATAAAATAGTTGAATCTGTCAAGAGGTGCCAACATTTCTAATGAGAAAAATCTTagcaggtagagagagagagaaaaaaataataattttaccaTAGAAACTTTTGCTTCTGTCAGTGGATGAGGAAATATTTTTTCTTCAAACGTGAGCGAAGCAACAGTAAGAAAACAATGAGGCAAAAGTTTGGTGTGAAGCTACTTAATGATGAGCAGCTCCTCCATGTTTTATTCTGATGAAGTGAAAGGTCTGTCATTACATTTATAGCATGTAGCAGCAGATGCTCTTCTctagagaaaaaaaattacaacatacccagggcagcctggggagcagttgggggttaggtgccttgctcaagggaacttcagccattcctgctggtccagggaatcaaaccggtgacctttcagtcccaaagctgcttctttaaccattaggccatggcttcccccttggTATGTATTAATGACATgtagcagatactcttatccatggtgacatacaacatacccagagaagcctggggagcagttgggggttagctgcagtgttgccagattgggcgggtttaggtgctttttggctggttttgaacatattttggggtggaaaacgttagcaatatctggcaacactggttaggtgccttgctcaagggcactccagccattcctgcttgtctagggaatcaaactggtggccttttggtcccaaagctgcttctctaacctttaggccatggcttttcttttttaaacctGCAGCAACAGGAAGGCAATGGAGGTAATGCAGCAATGGGAAACAGCCAAGTGTAGAAGGCTTgggatgtaggaaaaaaaaaagtattgcacCTGCATTCTGGATCAGCTGAAAGAGTTCGATAGCAAGCAGGAGTAGACTTGCTAGGAACAAGTTtcagtagtccagtcttgagaTGACAAGGGACTGGACAAGCACCAGAGTGtcctcttttggtcccaaagctgcttgtctAACCATAAGATTATGGCTTCCTTGTCCGATCTGAAAAATTATAAAAGCTTACTTTCCACGTGTCTCCAATATTGCTGTAGCAAGGGTGCAACAACTGTCAATACAATGGATAAACCATAGATGTTGGCACCTAAAATGTAACCGTTAAGGATGTTATCGTGTTTTAAAGATAGTTGTTGATA
Protein-coding regions in this window:
- the nos2b gene encoding nitric oxide synthase 2b, inducible, whose amino-acid sequence is MGKIIHDNMKELPVTQTKVRENRISRCPMSVHMKNFQNGFSHQDTLYHQAVKSQVCKPKMCEGSIMTPKSLIRSSPVSPPSTNELLTQAIDFINQYYKSFKISKIDEHLARVNEVANEIDATGTYQLTPDELAFGAKQAWRNAPRCIGRIQWSNLQMFDARKCRTAKEMFQHLCSHIKFATNGGNIRSAITVFPQRTDGQHDFRVWNSQLVKYAGYQMEDGHVIGDPASVEFTEICVQLGWTPKYGSFDVLPLILQANGEDPELFEIPPELILEVEIEHPQYKWFKDLNLKWYALPAVANMLLEVGGLEFTACPFNGWYMGTEIGVRNFCDAHRYNILEKVGQLMGLDTHNLSSLWKDEALVAINVSVIHSYQKNKVTITDHHSVAESFMKHMETEVRLRGGCPADWVWLVPPMSGSLTSVFHQEMINYILSPFFYYQPDPWLTYVWKDETKGLKQRRKISYKALAKAVVFSQILMQSALKKRVRCTILYATETGKSQSFAKKLKSMLSSAFNPRLLCMEDYNVQDLKNERLMVIVTSTFGNGDPPGNGESFKKQLMNLRKLENNMRYCVFGLGSRMYPQFCAFAHAVDDKLAELGAKRVISIGEGDELNGQEDAFSAWACNMFKAACEEFGVKGQMSGSEHLTETWDALRHRVQPDSSTLDRISALSALHSKTVFPMKLKKRKNLQSAESRCSTLLVELEVDGGKEVLNYAAGDHVGVFPGNSQELVMGILKHIPNAPSTNQSVRLEYLPESSPGGEGWQTDSRIPACSLTKALTFLLDITTPPSQSFLRKLSQLTKKENDRQRLLELASDFKCYSKWKEFRTPNFLEILEEFPSLELSAAFLLSQLPLLKPRLYSVSSSPDLYPHELHLTVSVVNYRTQDGNGPLHHGVCSTWLNTLKEGQTVPCFVHGSSGFHLPSDPTTPTILIGAGSGIAPFRSFWQQRFHDMKKTGLQKSPMMLVFGCRSADRDHLYKEEMFDMKKNGTLKSIIPAYSRQAGYHKVYVQDVLRKQLSEEVWEALNQKSGHVYVCGSMNMARGVAHAIQEILVSHLGITLSQAGEYLEQLKAEKRYHEDIFGV